Proteins encoded together in one Sander lucioperca isolate FBNREF2018 chromosome 17, SLUC_FBN_1.2, whole genome shotgun sequence window:
- the msantd1 gene encoding myb/SANT-like DNA-binding domain-containing protein 1, which produces MATEDGFSYLMAGHSEKHRRAPNWTDGEMKALLYVWEEHHNELKMSKRNAKVYEKMSQRFFQLTGEQRFKEEIKMKITNMSFQYRRLKTVAGESGETPDWPYYKAIEKILSKPLENGRVTSLEFQASVAGPSTSSQSTDNLVPQSEEGMLGFLPEYTGSSDEMEIKQELDSLSSDSEHTLGSSSHPTSARKRHANKHLSMKRKKLRVMQAMFQQQKRSSRAIEETCREVRRVMHQQNLLQVQCLQLQERMMNLLEKMIQPPSAMSASWSQSGVKDPVKP; this is translated from the exons atggcAACAGAGGACGGTTTCAGCTACCTCATGGCAGGTCACAGTGAGAAACACAGGCGGGCCCCGAACTGGACCGACGGTGAAATGAAAGCCCTCCTGTACGTGTGGGAGGAACACCACAACGAACTGAAGATGAGCAAGAGGAACGCCAAGGTTTACGAAAAGATGTCCCAGAGGTTTTTCCAGCTGACTGGAGAGCAGCGTTTCAAAGAGGAGATCAAGATGAAAATCACCAACATGTCATTTCAGTACAG GCGACTGAAAACTGTAGCTGGTGAAAGTGGGGAGACGCCGGACTGGCCGTATTATAAGGCCATTGAGAAGATCCTCTCCAAGCCGCTGGAGAACGGGCGGGTGACCTCTTTGGAGTTTCAGGCCTCTGTTGCAGGtccctccacttcctcccagtCTACAGACAATCTGGTGCCCCAGTCAGAGGAGGGCATGCTGGGATTTCTGCCAGAGTACACAGGCTCCTCAGATGAGATGGAGATAAAACAAGAGCTGGACTCTTTGAGCTCTGACAGTGAGCACACACTGGGCTCCAG CTCTCACCCTACTTCAGCCAGAAAAAGACATGCCAACAAGCACCTGTCCATGAAGAGAAAGAAACTGCGGGTGATGCAGGCCATGTTCCAGCAACAAAAAAGGTCGAGCCGGGCCATAGAGGAGACATGCAGGGAGGTCCGTCGAGTCATGCACCAACAGAACCTCCTCCAGGTCCAGTGTCTGCAGCTGCAGGAACGTATGATGAATCTTCTGGAGAAGATGATCCAGCCTCCCTCCGCCATGTCAGCATCATGGAGTCAGAGTGGGGTCAAAGATCCAGTGAAGCCATGA